Proteins encoded in a region of the Novibacillus thermophilus genome:
- a CDS encoding PQQ-binding-like beta-propeller repeat protein, whose product MRRKKIWSIVLLCFLLVLSTFPFEVLAANSTWYNFGQTRKRERITDDGMTKPPLYYKWAMNLGWSISQPIHVGDFFYHFAGGIIFKIPINMDFHPKGEAESTIYQDFISKGGKSRFLTSNYEGRSQLSYSVAYDTLFVGTGNDRVYALDPVTLKSKGWIQTSGGRLVSAPTPIVNGTLAIADANANLRLYKDLYKGVTNKSTIVSFRDGDSSITITGSPAVHDNRMFIPITYSAKNKEGRVVAIDVSKSGSKPSVSLAWQFKTRNGVATSTVYRDGVVYFSDKSGGMYAVNANNGKLIWQNQQHQTGNNTVTLVNNSPSIVGNYIVVPYRYMNGRGSGRIVAFDARNGSTRWVHNPGVEVANSPTIIRESRNDYYVLFGTTDGYLHVLDLFTGNRRTITHDYNGKPQQKVRVVSSSGEGSFFPGMGLATETMPAAQHLLVGGNSGSLPNSSGTNGYLFAYSAGLPNLKIHDIRTRPSEPNREEDIIIEAQVENESGRAMTTNMGWRIQNGSIQKTGNFTLQANERKWVRGPTIRAGTLSDDATVLQVWAKINPDENKPDNEETYSDNAMTKNFPLYGGIDLYTDSVTGGKYFETQKLLTRVNVGRMNKGEAPNTDTKVRLTLRNKENGSTRTLGEQSVSLVRGQARSLYFEWTADRAGDYELIAEINPSRSIKETTYSNDIARAPLTVWDKQSAALCGVSPSGTYGITGTFQYQGNARWNEDRERWEYETITGYYYEHLHASYKNKPEGSFVDDDGNIERQGTNVVEAGQGFNFEIESEYVDESGRYSGPRKAHMEVPDGTRSDMDHVYPAGSDYNEWRLSQAWVERNGYEVKYQQNKPHGEWLDGGRAFYTPMDTQDGPYPFTVKVYEAGRNNLEMCMEGEVIVDGMLYDDFYVRRVYPGNPFPFGVTPMWEGHEHLLTDLLDWYEGRE is encoded by the coding sequence TTGAGACGAAAGAAAATATGGAGTATTGTTTTGTTGTGTTTTCTTCTAGTGTTATCCACTTTTCCTTTTGAGGTTTTAGCGGCAAATAGCACTTGGTACAATTTTGGACAAACGAGAAAACGAGAACGTATAACAGACGATGGTATGACGAAACCGCCTTTGTATTATAAATGGGCGATGAACTTAGGGTGGAGTATTTCACAACCTATTCATGTGGGTGATTTTTTCTACCATTTTGCAGGTGGGATTATTTTTAAAATACCAATAAATATGGACTTCCATCCTAAAGGTGAAGCAGAGTCAACAATATATCAAGACTTTATTTCAAAAGGAGGAAAAAGTAGGTTTTTAACGTCGAATTATGAGGGACGAAGTCAATTGTCATATTCAGTTGCTTATGATACTTTGTTCGTGGGTACGGGAAATGATAGAGTTTATGCATTAGATCCTGTAACTTTAAAATCAAAAGGATGGATCCAAACATCAGGAGGGCGTTTAGTTTCTGCGCCTACACCGATAGTTAATGGTACGTTAGCGATTGCGGATGCCAACGCAAATCTTCGTTTGTATAAAGATTTATATAAAGGTGTGACAAATAAAAGTACGATTGTTAGTTTTCGTGATGGGGACAGCTCCATAACTATTACGGGTTCACCTGCTGTTCATGATAACCGAATGTTTATACCTATAACCTACTCTGCCAAAAACAAGGAAGGTAGAGTTGTCGCCATCGATGTAAGTAAGAGTGGAAGTAAACCATCTGTAAGTTTGGCATGGCAATTTAAAACCAGAAACGGCGTTGCCACCAGTACCGTCTACCGAGACGGTGTTGTTTATTTTTCAGACAAGTCCGGTGGAATGTATGCGGTTAACGCTAATAATGGGAAGTTAATATGGCAAAATCAGCAACACCAAACAGGAAATAATACCGTCACGTTAGTCAATAACTCTCCATCCATAGTAGGCAATTACATCGTCGTGCCATATCGCTATATGAACGGGAGGGGAAGCGGTCGTATCGTTGCTTTTGATGCTCGCAATGGAAGTACCCGTTGGGTTCATAATCCCGGTGTCGAAGTCGCGAACTCGCCAACGATTATTAGAGAAAGCAGGAATGACTATTATGTCCTATTTGGAACAACTGACGGTTATCTCCATGTATTAGATTTATTTACGGGTAACCGGAGAACGATTACGCATGATTATAATGGGAAACCACAACAGAAAGTGCGTGTAGTGAGTTCAAGCGGAGAAGGTTCATTCTTCCCCGGTATGGGGTTAGCGACTGAAACAATGCCTGCGGCCCAACATTTGTTAGTTGGAGGGAACTCAGGTTCACTGCCAAATTCGAGTGGTACTAACGGCTATTTGTTTGCGTATTCGGCAGGTCTTCCAAACCTTAAAATTCACGATATTCGTACTCGACCATCTGAGCCTAACAGGGAAGAGGACATCATAATCGAGGCGCAAGTAGAAAATGAATCAGGGCGTGCAATGACGACTAACATGGGATGGAGGATACAGAACGGGTCCATTCAAAAGACAGGAAACTTCACATTACAGGCGAACGAAAGGAAATGGGTACGAGGGCCAACCATAAGGGCAGGAACTTTATCAGATGACGCAACTGTCTTACAGGTATGGGCAAAAATTAATCCGGACGAAAACAAACCGGATAATGAAGAAACATACAGTGATAATGCCATGACCAAAAACTTCCCGTTATACGGTGGTATTGATCTTTATACGGATTCGGTTACGGGTGGTAAATATTTTGAGACACAAAAACTACTGACGCGGGTAAATGTCGGACGCATGAACAAAGGAGAAGCGCCGAATACTGACACAAAAGTGCGACTCACACTCCGTAACAAAGAAAACGGCAGCACCAGAACATTGGGAGAACAGTCTGTTTCACTTGTCCGTGGACAAGCACGTTCATTGTACTTTGAATGGACAGCCGATCGTGCGGGAGATTATGAGTTGATTGCGGAAATTAATCCGAGTAGAAGCATTAAAGAGACGACGTACAGCAACGATATTGCCCGTGCGCCGCTTACAGTTTGGGATAAGCAAAGCGCAGCATTGTGTGGAGTGAGCCCCAGTGGGACTTACGGTATCACGGGGACGTTCCAGTATCAAGGAAACGCCAGGTGGAATGAGGACAGAGAACGATGGGAGTATGAAACGATCACAGGTTACTATTACGAACATCTCCACGCCTCATACAAGAACAAACCGGAAGGAAGTTTTGTCGATGACGACGGAAATATTGAACGGCAAGGGACTAATGTAGTAGAAGCCGGCCAAGGATTTAACTTTGAAATCGAAAGCGAATATGTTGATGAAAGTGGTCGTTACAGCGGACCAAGAAAAGCCCATATGGAAGTGCCTGACGGAACGCGTTCCGACATGGATCACGTGTACCCTGCCGGCTCTGATTATAACGAGTGGCGTCTTTCCCAAGCATGGGTTGAACGGAACGGGTATGAAGTGAAGTATCAACAAAATAAACCACATGGAGAGTGGCTCGATGGAGGACGAGCGTTCTATACACCGATGGATACACAAGACGGTCCCTATCCGTTTACTGTCAAAGTGTACGAAGCGGGGAGAAAT